One Anolis carolinensis isolate JA03-04 chromosome 5, rAnoCar3.1.pri, whole genome shotgun sequence DNA segment encodes these proteins:
- the LOC134299501 gene encoding isotocin receptor-like, translating to MENFSSSQDNINQHGQLLLHSFSNSTNVSALPERQPRDEQLAQVEIAVLGVIFIAAAVGNFILILVLWRRRTKLSRIYVFLLHLSLADLMVAFFQVLPQLFWKVTDDFKGPDILCRTICYLQLLSMFASTYMIVVMAMDRCQAVCYPMTSFQKKGALWNVSICTSWFISLVFSVPQVFIFQKTEVSPGIFDCKANFIEPWGAKGYVTWISIVILFLPAALLIICHVMICRAVQINMKNQHEFEMTNQKQMMPSQPSNANKMSKVMIKTIKMTVVIVVAYVFCWSPFFIAQLWTAWHPSDARTEGPVIAILMLLANLNSCVNPWIYMYFFGQIPHCSKNKLNHTAAREESTITGSINLGDKEAEDNITSV from the exons ATGGAGAATTTCTCATCTTCACAAGATAACATCAATCAACATGGACAACTTTTACTTCACAGCTTTTCCAACTCAACAAATGTGTCTGCTCTGCCTGAAAGACAACCAAGAGACGAACAGTTAGCTCAAGTAGAAATTGCTGTGCTTGGAGTCATATTTATAGCTGCAGCTGTGGGCAACTTTATCCTCATATTGGTTTTGTGGAGGAGACGAACAAAACTGTCAAGAATATATGTGTTCCTGCTTCACTTGAGCCTTGCAGACCTGATGGTTGCATTTTTTCAAGTTCTTCCTCAGCTCTTTTGGAAAGTTACAGATGATTTCAAGGGTCCAGACATCCTCTGCCGAACTATCTGTTATCTCCAGCTGCTGAGCATGTTTGCCTCTACTTATATGATAGTTGTTATGGCAATGGACAGATGCCAAGCCGTGTGCTATCCTATGACATCTTTCCAAAAGAAGGGTGCCCTATGGAATGTTTCTATCTGCACCAGTTGGTTTATCTCTCTGGTCTTTAGTGTTCCTCAAGTATTTATTTTTCAGAAGACGGAAGTATCACCAGGCATATTTGATTGCAAAGCTAACTTCATTGAACCCTGGGGTGCAAAGGGTTATGTGACTTGGATTTCTATAGTTATTCTCTTCCTTCCTGCAGCTCTTCTCATCATATGCCATGTTATGATCTGTAGAGCAGTCCAAATAAATATGAAAAACCAACATGAATTTGAAATGACAAATCAGAAGCAAATGATGCCTTCCCAGCCAAGCAATGCAAACAAAATGTCAAAGGTTATGATCAAGACTATAAAGATGACAGTGGTGATAGTTGTGGCTTATGTCTTCTGCTGGTCACCTTTCTTCATTGCACAGTTGTGGACTGCATGGCACCCCAGTGATGCTAGGACTGAAG GTCCAGTAATAGCTATTCTTATGCTGTTAGCGAATCTCAATAGCTGTGTTAATCCATGGATTTATATGTACTTTTTTGGTCAAATACCGCATTGTTCAAAAAACAAACTAAACCACACTGCAGCTCGTGAAGAGTCTACAATTACAGGCAGCATTAACCTGGGAGATAAAGAAGCTGAAGACAATATCACATCTGTGTAA